One Exiguobacterium sp. BMC-KP genomic window, ATTGACGGTGAACGCGTCATTCGTGATATCAATCATTTCGTGACTGATCTCGTTCCTGGATTAACGAAAGCTATTGCTGCTGGCTCGATCTATCACTACATCGAGGAGACACTCGGACGCCAGATCAGCTACGCGAAACGAAAAATCGAGGCTCGCCCGGCTACAACTGAAGACCAAGAACGACTCGATCTTCACGATATGACACATGTCATCGTCGTCACGAACGATACGTATTTCTATGAAGGACAGCATTTCGAACGGACTGAATCACGCCATCGTCTCGATAAGTTTCAATTCACTGATATTGCTCGTCGTTGAATATCCGCTGCTAGATGAGGGAATCCGTACATGACGGGTTCTCTCTTTTTTCATTCCATTCAACTTATCTATATAAGTTCTTGACCAACTTATATAGATAAGTTAAGATAAACATGCGCAGATAAGAAAACGTTTTCATTTCAAAAGTGGTCGAGTATGTCACTTCCAAAAAGGAGCATCGAGATGAAACCAAACTATCGTCAGATTGCAGAGCAAATCATTGAGAACATCGGGGGCAAGGAGAACGTCGAACAGGCAGCTCACTGTGTCACCCGTCTTCGTTTAACGCTTAAGAACCAAGAGCTCGTTGATCAAGAAGCCTTACTTGAAGTCCCACTCGTCAAAGGGGCGTTCTTAAACGCTGGTGTTTATCAAATCGTCATTGGAGCTGGAGATGTCGACCGAGTCTATGCCGAATTCATTCAATTGACCGGCTTACAGGCGACGACGATCGCAGATGTCAAATCGTCTGGTGCCGCAAAAATGAATCCATTCCAAAAATTGATCAAAGTCTTTTCTGATGTCTTTATGCCAATCATTCCTGCTATCATCGTCGCTGGTCTCTTGATGGGGATCAATAATCTGTTCGGCATCGAATTTGGTGGTAAGACGATGATTGATCGGTACCCGAATCTGCAAGGATTATGGGACCTCATTAATATGATGGCAAATACTGCTTTCGTCTTCCTCCCAGCACTCGTCGGCTGGTCAGCAACGAAACGCTTCGGTGGAAGTGAGATTCTCGGGATTGTCATGGGTTTAATGCTCGTACACCCAGACCTCTTAAACGCTTGGAACTACGGACAAAGTGCCCTAAAAGGTGAAATCCCGACGTTCAATATCCTCGGTCTCTTTGAAATTGAAAAAGTCGGCTATCAAGGACAAATCCTTCCGGTTCTCGCAGCTGCTTATGTTCTCAGTACGATTGAACGGTGGCTTAAACAACGGGTACCGAATGCGATTCAATTACTCGTTGTACCGATTACGACGATTACGTTGACAGGATTCCTCGCTCTTGCCGTCATCGGACCGGTCACGCGTCAAGTCGGTGACTGGATTACGATCGGAGTCGTCAATACGTTCGAAGCTGTTCCGTTACTTGGTGCCTTGCTCTTTGGTGCACTTTATGCGCCACTCGTTATCACCGGCATGCACCACATGTTCATCGCCGTCGACTTACAATTAATCGGACAAAGCGGAACGACGTTCATCTGGCCGATGATCGCGATTTCGAACATCGCCCAAGGTTCAGCAACACTCGCGATGCTTTTCCTTGCGAAAAACGTCAATGATAAGAACATGGCATCGACATCTGCCCTATCCGCCTACTTCGGAATCACGGAACCCGCCATGTTCGGGGTCAATCTCCGGTTCAAGTATCCGTTTTACGCGGCACTCGTCGGCTCAGCCATCGCGTCTGCCTTCATCGCTGTCAGCGGTGTTCTCGCTCCTGCGATTGGTGTCGGTGGGCTACCCGCTTTCATCTCGATCGTACCAGGCTCGATTTTATCGTTCATCGTCGGTATGGTGATCGCGATCATCGTTCCTGTCGCCTGTACGTTCTTGTTCCACTATGTCTCAACGAAACGCGCAAAAAAAGCCGCCCTAAATAAAGCGGCGTAATTCTAGAAAGGTGTGTATCTGATGATCACGACAACCGATTGGCGCAAATCCGCCGTTTATCAAATCTATCCAAAGAGTTTCTACAGTCCGGAAGGCAAAGCGACCGGTACGTTACGCGGCGTCACTGCTAAACTCGATTATTTGGCGGATCTTGGTGTCGATTACCTCTGGTTGACGCCGGTCTATGCCTCACCGCAAAACGATAATGGCTATGATGTCAGTGACTACTACGCGATTGATCCGTCTTATGGAACGATGGATGATTTTGAGACGTTACTCGCTGAAGCAAAGCAACGTCATTTGTCCGTCATGATGGACATCGTCGTCAATCACTGTTCGACGTCGCATGTCTGGTTCGAAGAAGGACGTCATCCGGATAGTCCTTACCATGACTACTTCATTTGGCGCGATACGCCGAACGACTGGGTCTCAAAATTCGGTGGTCCTGCTTGGTCATTCGACGAGACAGCTGGCAAGTATTACTTGCACCTGTTCGACAAAACGCAAGCGGATCTGAACTGGGAAAATCCACGTCTTCGGGAAGACATTTATAACATGATGCGCTTTTGGCGCGATAAAGGCGTCAGCGGCTTCCGACTCGATGTCATCAATTTGATTTCAAAGACACCAGGTCTTCCGAACGACCCTAGTGGAGACGGACGTGCGTATTATACGGACGGACCGAACGTTCATGACTACCTGCAAGAGATGAACGAACAAGTCTTTGCTGGGCACGACCTCCTGACCGTCGGTGAGATGTCGTCGACGTCGCTTGAGCACTGCCTTCGTTATTCATCGCTTGAGAATCAGGAACTGAAGATGACGTTCAACTTCCATCATTTGAAGGTCGATTATCCGAACGGCGAAAAATGGGCGGCAGCACCGTTTGATTTCAAGCAACTGAAACAGATTTTCTCGGATTGGCAATCGGGTATGAACGGACAAGCCTGGAACGCGATCTTTTGGTGTAACCATGACCAACCACGCGTCGTCAGCCGGTTCGGTGACGACGTCACGTATCGCGTCGAGAGTGCGAAGATGCTCGCGACGACACTTCACGGCTTACAAGGTACACCTTATATCTATCAGGGAGAAGAGATCGGGATGCCAAATCCGGACTTCACGGATCTGTCTGACTACCGCGATGTCGAGACGTTAAATGCCTATCAAGAAGCTCGGGACAAGGGTGTCGCGGAAGAAGAGATTCTTGCCGCGATTCGTCAAAAATCGCGTGATAATGCGCGGACGCCAATGCCGTGGTCGGATACACGTAACGGTGGTTTCAGTACGAGTGAACCGTGGATTCCGGTCTCGCCGACGCATGATCAAATCAACGTTGAGACGGCTGTAGCGGATCCGGACTCGGTCTACCACCATTACAAACGGTTGATTCAGCTCCGAAAACAGTATGACGTGCTCACGGACGGTACGTACCGGCTGTTGACACCAGACGATTCGTCACTCTGGGCGTACGAACGCGAAACGGACGAGGAAGAATTATTCGTCGTCTCGAACTTCTACGGGACGGAGACGACGTTCACGTTACCTCGTGATGGATCGGATTATACGGTGTTGCTTCATAATTATAAGCAGATGCAGACGGACGAACAAAGACTCATGTTACGTCCATACGAGTCACTCATGCTCTATCGCAAGAAATGATTCGGTAAAGCTGAAGAATCAATGGTCTCACCGCTAGTTTTTACAATGAATGTCTCATCCTCGCTTTACACTAAACAAAAGAGGCACGCTTCCGAGTCTATCTCCACGGAAGCGTGCCTCTTTCTTTTAATTTAGTTGAAACACTTCCTGCATAGTTGTGCTTCTTCTATCCATACGATACTACGAAACTTTCCGATTCGCTTCTTCTCGTTTCAACTGTTCGCGGAACAGTCGTGTCTCAGCAATGACGACGCCAGACAATCCAATCAAGCCGATCAAGTTCGGAATCGCCATCAAACCATTAAAGACATCGGAAATCGCCCAGACCATGTTCAAGTTCGTCGTCATCGCACCTGCTCCAGCGACTAAAACGAATAAGATACGATACGGTAAGATCGATTTTTGACCAAATAGATAATAAATCGACTTTTCACCATAGTATGACCACCCGAGGACAGTCGAATAAGCAAACATAACGAGCCCGATCGTGACGATGTACTTTCCAGCAGGACCGAGGAAGACTTCAAAGCTTGCTGTCGTCAACTCAACGCCTTCTAGTTTCGTGTCCAACTGTCCACCCATGACGAGTGTCAGACCCGTGATTGAACAGACAACCAATGTATCAAGGAACACTTGCGTCATCGAGACGAGTGCTTGACGTCCCGGAAAGTCCGTTTTTGCGGCTGCTGCCGCAATCGGAGCGGAACCGAGTCCTGCTTCGTTCGAGAAGACACCACGCGCGACACCATAACGAATCGCCGCCCCGATTGCCCCACCTGTGATGGCTTCGTTTGAGAACGTACTGCTGAAAATCGTTGAGATCGCACCTGGAATCAAGTCATAGTTCATGACGAGAATCAGTAGACCACTTCCGACATAGAAGAAAATCATGAACGGAACGAACAAACTAACAACTTTCCCGATCGATTTGACCCCACCGAGAATAACGACTCCCGTCAGTACCATCAACGCAATCCCCGTCACGTAAAGTGGTACATCAAACGTCGATTTCATTGCGAGTGCGACCGAATTCGTCTGGACACCGTTCCCGATCCCGAATGCGGCGATCGAAGCGAATGCGGCAAATAAGACACCGAGCCATTTTTGCTTCAGTCCACGTTCAAGATAATACATCGGTCCCCCTGCCATCTGTCCTTTTTCATCAACGACGCGATATTTGACGGCAAGAATCGCTTCCGCATATTTCGTCGCCATTCCAAATAAACCGGACAACCACATCCAGACGATCGCGCCTGGTCCGCCAAGGACAACAGCGGTTGCGACACCGACGATATTCCCTGTACCGACGGTCGCAGCGAGTGCTGTCATTAATGCTTGAAAGTGACTGATATCACCTTCTGACTTGTCATCCTGATGTTTCGAAAACGCAAGCTTCAGCGCATACGGCAGTTTGGTAATTTGAATGAATCCTAAGCGAATCGTCAAGTAAATCCCCGTACCGACCAACAGGATGAGTAACGGTGGTCCCCAAACAAAATCGGACACCTTACCAATCCAGTCACTAAATGAATTTCCCATTCGTGTTACCCCCTCTATGTAATCTATAGTTCTTTACCATTTTTTCAGAATTTACTGATAATTGTCAAACTATTTTTTCATAAAACTATTTTGATACTTATTTTTTTCAATAATAAGTAAATTTTTTACTTGTGACGATATAATCAAGAAAATGAATAGTTCATCTCGCAAAACAAAGGAGCGAATCACATGAAGATTAAAACGAAGCTTATCTTATTGTCCTCCATCCTTTTGCTTAGCTTAATCGGGGTCGGATTGTACGGTGGATTCTCATTAAGTCGTGTCGATCAAGAGAGTCAAACGATTACTTCTTCCTGGATTCCTGGTCTGAACTTGTCGCACGAAACGAATACAGCGTTATCCGATTTACGGCGTGTCGAGTTGTTGCATATTCAAGAAAATGATCCAGAAATCAAAGCAGGCTATGATAAACGTGTCAAAGACGGTTTAGCGACCGTTGACGCGAATCTGGCGAAATACGAAAAAACGATCTATTTGAAATCTGATCGTCAATTATTTGATGATCTTGCGAAGAAATGGCAAACATTTAAAGAGACGACCGATCGTCTTCTTGCCCTCAGTACACCAGAAACCCAAAAAGAAGCTGTGACGTATTATGAAGGAGCCAGTCGTGATTCCTACTTCGCTGTTTCCGATCAATTGACGAAAATCGTGAAATTTAACAATCAACAGGCTAGCACAAATGGTGACACGATTACGCAAGCTGCTAATACTGCCCATCTAATGCTATTTACGATCATTGGTATCGTTGGATTGCTCGGTGTCATTTTTACTGTCTTGATTTTACGTTCGATTTTTGGTCCCCTTCGTCAATTGCAGGCAAAAACACATGAACTCGCAACGCAGGGTGGCGACTTCACATACGATTGAAAACTTATCGGCTGGTATGCAGGAGACAGCTGCTTCTGCCGAAGAGATGAACTCGTCTGCTGTCGATATGGAAGCAACGATTCATGAGATCGTCTCTGGCGCAGAAGCGAATGGAAAACGCGCCCAAGAAGTTGGTGGTCGCGCTGAATCGCTTCAAGTCGTCGCCACGGAAGCGAAACAGACCGCTACTCAAATTCTCTCTGAAACGAAAACGCGACTTGAGGATGCGATGACACGAGCAAAAGCCGTCAAGGAAATTTCCGTTTTGTCTGACGCGATCCTCTCAATCGCGGCGCAAACGAATCTATTATCCCTTAACGCTTCGATTGAAGCAGCACGAGCCGGCGAAGTCGGTCGAGGCTTTGCTGTCGTCGC contains:
- the treP gene encoding PTS system trehalose-specific EIIBC component, with product MKPNYRQIAEQIIENIGGKENVEQAAHCVTRLRLTLKNQELVDQEALLEVPLVKGAFLNAGVYQIVIGAGDVDRVYAEFIQLTGLQATTIADVKSSGAAKMNPFQKLIKVFSDVFMPIIPAIIVAGLLMGINNLFGIEFGGKTMIDRYPNLQGLWDLINMMANTAFVFLPALVGWSATKRFGGSEILGIVMGLMLVHPDLLNAWNYGQSALKGEIPTFNILGLFEIEKVGYQGQILPVLAAAYVLSTIERWLKQRVPNAIQLLVVPITTITLTGFLALAVIGPVTRQVGDWITIGVVNTFEAVPLLGALLFGALYAPLVITGMHHMFIAVDLQLIGQSGTTFIWPMIAISNIAQGSATLAMLFLAKNVNDKNMASTSALSAYFGITEPAMFGVNLRFKYPFYAALVGSAIASAFIAVSGVLAPAIGVGGLPAFISIVPGSILSFIVGMVIAIIVPVACTFLFHYVSTKRAKKAALNKAA
- the treC gene encoding alpha,alpha-phosphotrehalase, which produces MITTTDWRKSAVYQIYPKSFYSPEGKATGTLRGVTAKLDYLADLGVDYLWLTPVYASPQNDNGYDVSDYYAIDPSYGTMDDFETLLAEAKQRHLSVMMDIVVNHCSTSHVWFEEGRHPDSPYHDYFIWRDTPNDWVSKFGGPAWSFDETAGKYYLHLFDKTQADLNWENPRLREDIYNMMRFWRDKGVSGFRLDVINLISKTPGLPNDPSGDGRAYYTDGPNVHDYLQEMNEQVFAGHDLLTVGEMSSTSLEHCLRYSSLENQELKMTFNFHHLKVDYPNGEKWAAAPFDFKQLKQIFSDWQSGMNGQAWNAIFWCNHDQPRVVSRFGDDVTYRVESAKMLATTLHGLQGTPYIYQGEEIGMPNPDFTDLSDYRDVETLNAYQEARDKGVAEEEILAAIRQKSRDNARTPMPWSDTRNGGFSTSEPWIPVSPTHDQINVETAVADPDSVYHHYKRLIQLRKQYDVLTDGTYRLLTPDDSSLWAYERETDEEELFVVSNFYGTETTFTLPRDGSDYTVLLHNYKQMQTDEQRLMLRPYESLMLYRKK
- a CDS encoding alanine/glycine:cation symporter family protein, producing the protein MGNSFSDWIGKVSDFVWGPPLLILLVGTGIYLTIRLGFIQITKLPYALKLAFSKHQDDKSEGDISHFQALMTALAATVGTGNIVGVATAVVLGGPGAIVWMWLSGLFGMATKYAEAILAVKYRVVDEKGQMAGGPMYYLERGLKQKWLGVLFAAFASIAAFGIGNGVQTNSVALAMKSTFDVPLYVTGIALMVLTGVVILGGVKSIGKVVSLFVPFMIFFYVGSGLLILVMNYDLIPGAISTIFSSTFSNEAITGGAIGAAIRYGVARGVFSNEAGLGSAPIAAAAAKTDFPGRQALVSMTQVFLDTLVVCSITGLTLVMGGQLDTKLEGVELTTASFEVFLGPAGKYIVTIGLVMFAYSTVLGWSYYGEKSIYYLFGQKSILPYRILFVLVAGAGAMTTNLNMVWAISDVFNGLMAIPNLIGLIGLSGVVIAETRLFREQLKREEANRKVS
- a CDS encoding MCP four helix bundle domain-containing protein, whose amino-acid sequence is MKIKTKLILLSSILLLSLIGVGLYGGFSLSRVDQESQTITSSWIPGLNLSHETNTALSDLRRVELLHIQENDPEIKAGYDKRVKDGLATVDANLAKYEKTIYLKSDRQLFDDLAKKWQTFKETTDRLLALSTPETQKEAVTYYEGASRDSYFAVSDQLTKIVKFNNQQASTNGDTITQAANTAHLMLFTIIGIVGLLGVIFTVLILRSIFGPLRQLQAKTHELATQGGDFTYD